A stretch of Gopherus evgoodei ecotype Sinaloan lineage chromosome 12, rGopEvg1_v1.p, whole genome shotgun sequence DNA encodes these proteins:
- the SLC38A7 gene encoding putative sodium-coupled neutral amino acid transporter 7 isoform X3, with amino-acid sequence MAQHNVGINREYGDWDWSADAGERARLLQSPNVETGPKSDEGQRPGAGTTSTLGAVFIVVNAALGAGLLNFPAAFSTAGGVAAGIALQMSLLVFIIGGLVILAYCSRASNECTYQEVVWAVCGKVPGVLCEVAIAVYTFGTCIAFLIIIGDQQDKIIAALVKDPQRPDGSHWYADRKFTISITAFLLILPLSIPKEIGFQKYASSLSVIGTWYVTAVVIIKYIWPDKEISPGHIPTRPASWMAVFNAMPTICFGFQCHVSSVPVFNSMKRPEVKPWGAVVTAAMVIALFVYAGTGICGFLTFGASVDQDVLLSYPSNDVPVAIARAFIILCVLTSYPILHFCGRAVLEGLWLRYKGEMVEEDVVRERRRRVFQTVCWFLLTLLLALFIPDIGKVISLIGGLAACFIFVFPGTAPMFHGLE; translated from the exons ATGGCCCAGCACAATGTGGGGATCAACAGGGAGTacggagactgggactggagcgCCGACGCCGGGGAGCGGGCAAGGCTACTGCAGAGCCCTAATGTGGAGACTGGGCCGAAGAGCGACGAGGGGCAGAGACCTGGAGCGGGGACCACCTCCACCCTCGGGGCCGTCTTCATTGTGGTGAACGCTGCCCTCGGGGCTGGGCTGCTCAACTTCCCTGCAGCCTTCAGCACTGCGGGTGGCGTGGCCGCAGGGATCGCACTGCAGATG TCCCTGCTGGTGTTCATTATTGGAGGGCTGGTGATCCTGGCTTACTGCTCGCGGGCCAGCAACGAATGCACCTaccaggaagtggtgtgggctgtgTGTGGCAAGGTCCCTGGCGTGCTTTGTGAGGTTGCCATTGCCGTCTACACCTTTGGCACCTGCATCGCCTTCCTCATCATCATCGGAGACCAGCAGGACAAGA TCATTGCTGCGCTGGTGAAGGATCCCCAGAGGCCAGATGGCAGCCACTGGTATGCGGACCGCAAGTTCACCATCAGCATCACAGCCTTCCTCCTAATCCTGCCCCTCTCCATCCCAAAGGAGATTGGCTTCCAGAAATACGCCAG CTCCCTGAGCGTGATTGGCACCTGGTATGTTACCGCTGTTGTCATCATCAAATACATCTGGCCTGACAAGGAGATCTCCCCAGGACACATCCCCACGCG CCCCGCCTCCTGGATGGCCGTGTTCAACGCCATGCCCACCATCTGCTTCGGATTCCAG TGCCATGTGAGCAGCGTGCCCGTCTTCAATAGTATGAAGCGGCCCGAGGTGAAGCCGTGGGGAGCGGTGGTGACGGCAGCTATGGTTATCGCTCTCTTTGTCTACGCAGGAACAG GGATCTGCGGGTTCCTGACGTTTGGTGCGAGCGTGGACCAAGATGTGCTGCTGTCCTACCCCTCCAACGATGTCCCCGTTGCCATTGCACGGGCCTTCATCATCCTCTGCGTGCTGACATCCTATCCCATCCTGCACTTCTGCGGCAG GGCCGTGCTCGAGGGGCTCTGGCTACGCTACAAGGGGGAAATGGTGGAGGAAGATGTGGTCCGCGAGAGGCGCCGGCGTGTGTTCCAGACAGTCTGCTGGTTTCTCCTGACTCTTCTCCTGGCCTTGTTCATCCCAGATATCGGCAAAGTCATCTCTCTCATCGGgggcctggctgcctgcttcATCTTCGTCTTCCCGGGTACGGCCCCAATGTTCCATGGGTTGGAATGA
- the SLC38A7 gene encoding putative sodium-coupled neutral amino acid transporter 7 isoform X1, whose product MAQHNVGINREYGDWDWSADAGERARLLQSPNVETGPKSDEGQRPGAGTTSTLGAVFIVVNAALGAGLLNFPAAFSTAGGVAAGIALQMSLLVFIIGGLVILAYCSRASNECTYQEVVWAVCGKVPGVLCEVAIAVYTFGTCIAFLIIIGDQQDKIIAALVKDPQRPDGSHWYADRKFTISITAFLLILPLSIPKEIGFQKYASSLSVIGTWYVTAVVIIKYIWPDKEISPGHIPTRPASWMAVFNAMPTICFGFQCHVSSVPVFNSMKRPEVKPWGAVVTAAMVIALFVYAGTGICGFLTFGASVDQDVLLSYPSNDVPVAIARAFIILCVLTSYPILHFCGRAVLEGLWLRYKGEMVEEDVVRERRRRVFQTVCWFLLTLLLALFIPDIGKVISLIGGLAACFIFVFPGLCLIQAKLSEIQETRSTSWWALVSYGTFMVTLGAFIFGQTTANAIFVDLMA is encoded by the exons ATGGCCCAGCACAATGTGGGGATCAACAGGGAGTacggagactgggactggagcgCCGACGCCGGGGAGCGGGCAAGGCTACTGCAGAGCCCTAATGTGGAGACTGGGCCGAAGAGCGACGAGGGGCAGAGACCTGGAGCGGGGACCACCTCCACCCTCGGGGCCGTCTTCATTGTGGTGAACGCTGCCCTCGGGGCTGGGCTGCTCAACTTCCCTGCAGCCTTCAGCACTGCGGGTGGCGTGGCCGCAGGGATCGCACTGCAGATG TCCCTGCTGGTGTTCATTATTGGAGGGCTGGTGATCCTGGCTTACTGCTCGCGGGCCAGCAACGAATGCACCTaccaggaagtggtgtgggctgtgTGTGGCAAGGTCCCTGGCGTGCTTTGTGAGGTTGCCATTGCCGTCTACACCTTTGGCACCTGCATCGCCTTCCTCATCATCATCGGAGACCAGCAGGACAAGA TCATTGCTGCGCTGGTGAAGGATCCCCAGAGGCCAGATGGCAGCCACTGGTATGCGGACCGCAAGTTCACCATCAGCATCACAGCCTTCCTCCTAATCCTGCCCCTCTCCATCCCAAAGGAGATTGGCTTCCAGAAATACGCCAG CTCCCTGAGCGTGATTGGCACCTGGTATGTTACCGCTGTTGTCATCATCAAATACATCTGGCCTGACAAGGAGATCTCCCCAGGACACATCCCCACGCG CCCCGCCTCCTGGATGGCCGTGTTCAACGCCATGCCCACCATCTGCTTCGGATTCCAG TGCCATGTGAGCAGCGTGCCCGTCTTCAATAGTATGAAGCGGCCCGAGGTGAAGCCGTGGGGAGCGGTGGTGACGGCAGCTATGGTTATCGCTCTCTTTGTCTACGCAGGAACAG GGATCTGCGGGTTCCTGACGTTTGGTGCGAGCGTGGACCAAGATGTGCTGCTGTCCTACCCCTCCAACGATGTCCCCGTTGCCATTGCACGGGCCTTCATCATCCTCTGCGTGCTGACATCCTATCCCATCCTGCACTTCTGCGGCAG GGCCGTGCTCGAGGGGCTCTGGCTACGCTACAAGGGGGAAATGGTGGAGGAAGATGTGGTCCGCGAGAGGCGCCGGCGTGTGTTCCAGACAGTCTGCTGGTTTCTCCTGACTCTTCTCCTGGCCTTGTTCATCCCAGATATCGGCAAAGTCATCTCTCTCATCGGgggcctggctgcctgcttcATCTTCGTCTTCCCGG GACTATGCCTGATTCAAGCCAAACTTTCCGAAATCCAGGAAACTAGGTCAACCAG CTGGTGGGCGCTGGTCAGCTATGGGACGTTTATGGTCACGCTTGGAGCCTTCATCTTTGGACAAACCACTGCCAATGCCATCTTTGTGGATCTGATGGCCTGA
- the SLC38A7 gene encoding putative sodium-coupled neutral amino acid transporter 7 isoform X2, protein MAQHNVGINREYGDWDWSADAGERARLLQSPNVETGPKSDEGQRPGAGTTSTLGAVFIVVNAALGAGLLNFPAAFSTAGGVAAGIALQMSLLVFIIGGLVILAYCSRASNECTYQEVVWAVCGKVPGVLCEVAIAVYTFGTCIAFLIIIGDQQDKIIAALVKDPQRPDGSHWYADRKFTISITAFLLILPLSIPKEIGFQKYASSLSVIGTWYVTAVVIIKYIWPDKEISPGHIPTRPASWMAVFNAMPTICFGFQCHVSSVPVFNSMKRPEVKPWGAVVTAAMVIALFVYAGTGICGFLTFGASVDQDVLLSYPSNDVPVAIARAFIILCVLTSYPILHFCGRAVLEGLWLRYKGEMVEEDVVRERRRRVFQTVCWFLLTLLLALFIPDIGKVISLIGGLAACFIFVFPAGGRWSAMGRLWSRLEPSSLDKPLPMPSLWI, encoded by the exons ATGGCCCAGCACAATGTGGGGATCAACAGGGAGTacggagactgggactggagcgCCGACGCCGGGGAGCGGGCAAGGCTACTGCAGAGCCCTAATGTGGAGACTGGGCCGAAGAGCGACGAGGGGCAGAGACCTGGAGCGGGGACCACCTCCACCCTCGGGGCCGTCTTCATTGTGGTGAACGCTGCCCTCGGGGCTGGGCTGCTCAACTTCCCTGCAGCCTTCAGCACTGCGGGTGGCGTGGCCGCAGGGATCGCACTGCAGATG TCCCTGCTGGTGTTCATTATTGGAGGGCTGGTGATCCTGGCTTACTGCTCGCGGGCCAGCAACGAATGCACCTaccaggaagtggtgtgggctgtgTGTGGCAAGGTCCCTGGCGTGCTTTGTGAGGTTGCCATTGCCGTCTACACCTTTGGCACCTGCATCGCCTTCCTCATCATCATCGGAGACCAGCAGGACAAGA TCATTGCTGCGCTGGTGAAGGATCCCCAGAGGCCAGATGGCAGCCACTGGTATGCGGACCGCAAGTTCACCATCAGCATCACAGCCTTCCTCCTAATCCTGCCCCTCTCCATCCCAAAGGAGATTGGCTTCCAGAAATACGCCAG CTCCCTGAGCGTGATTGGCACCTGGTATGTTACCGCTGTTGTCATCATCAAATACATCTGGCCTGACAAGGAGATCTCCCCAGGACACATCCCCACGCG CCCCGCCTCCTGGATGGCCGTGTTCAACGCCATGCCCACCATCTGCTTCGGATTCCAG TGCCATGTGAGCAGCGTGCCCGTCTTCAATAGTATGAAGCGGCCCGAGGTGAAGCCGTGGGGAGCGGTGGTGACGGCAGCTATGGTTATCGCTCTCTTTGTCTACGCAGGAACAG GGATCTGCGGGTTCCTGACGTTTGGTGCGAGCGTGGACCAAGATGTGCTGCTGTCCTACCCCTCCAACGATGTCCCCGTTGCCATTGCACGGGCCTTCATCATCCTCTGCGTGCTGACATCCTATCCCATCCTGCACTTCTGCGGCAG GGCCGTGCTCGAGGGGCTCTGGCTACGCTACAAGGGGGAAATGGTGGAGGAAGATGTGGTCCGCGAGAGGCGCCGGCGTGTGTTCCAGACAGTCTGCTGGTTTCTCCTGACTCTTCTCCTGGCCTTGTTCATCCCAGATATCGGCAAAGTCATCTCTCTCATCGGgggcctggctgcctgcttcATCTTCGTCTTCCCGG CTGGTGGGCGCTGGTCAGCTATGGGACGTTTATGGTCACGCTTGGAGCCTTCATCTTTGGACAAACCACTGCCAATGCCATCTTTGTGGATCTGA